aagtTATTTGACTTAAAGAAACTATAGTTGTCTTTCttgacttaaaaatatttaaggaattttaagtttgattttgattgcTTAAATAAATTCAAGATAGGCTGCGGATCCAAGTGTTGATGATATTCCTAGAGCTACATTGCAAAGAGAGAAATTGATGTTCATTCGACGGTAACACTCTCAAtagaattattttcatatatattcaaAGCTTGAACTCGAGTATCGATACCTCTTAATTATATGCACTTGTAATTAAAGTTGGTGCttgtgaaatattttatgaaaagagTTATGAAATGAAGTTGTGGTTTTACCTTCATgaataaagtaaattataattatactgATGGACTAAATTCTTTATACTATTATACTGATTGGTaagacataatataattatttttatttcgtaTATATTGTTAATTGGACGAATTAATTATAAAGTAATTATGAGGTTTATTTGCGTATAACTCTTCTTAATTTGTGCTTTGAGAAGAGTAGATATATTCATGAAAACTCGAGAAGCAAGAAAAGTAGAAGGAAAAGAAATGTCAATTATAGTGTGCGATAAAAGAAGACAACATAAATGGATAACTAACACTCGTTCTGTCTCAATTTACATGATATATTTTGAGTTTCgagatttaaataagtttatttttatcgTAAATCTTTCAtctagtttttaaatattttgaattatcaataactgtgacttataatattttttacgtagtttacaactatataaatattaaatacctCACGAATAAATTTTCGatcaaatttaaactatttgaaTCTCTAAAATTATATCACATACGGAGTGAGTATGcaatttgattaaataatatataagttCACGTAAACGATAAAACATCAAAATGTAAAGtctaaagtgaattttttttatttatggtaGATTTCATTTGATTAGTAGTCGTCTTTCTTGactatgatataataataatgtggCCAATATAacatttcattttcattcatcattcatagtCCTATCTCTTGACTTAATTAATTTACTCTGCTTTTACTATATCAAATTTTCGTTTTTTAAGAGGCACAAAAGTCACTGAAAgagaatcaaattgaaagaCTATGTATTTTCGGAATAAATATGTTTGCGCTTCACACGGTCATTAATATATGTGTAACTCATAATAATTTTACTAGTTTAGAagcttataattatatatatgttagtttgcattattaataattttatcaaaatttggtGCGTtcaaatacatgtatctcaTAATACATGAGGTCAAAAGTTaaagtgtaatttatttttgatatactGTACTCAAGTGAATTTGCATGTATGTGAGATATCTAGACAGATATCACTCCCACTCTCATATCTCGCTCGCGTATCTATCTGGTATCCTAGATGTATGTAAATCAtgctagatacatgtatctaatgTGTATTTAGTCATGTGATTTGCATATATCCGTGACACATAAACAAATCTCGCTCGCTTCCCTCCTGTTCTCGCTTGTCTCTCTCTCCCTATTTTTGTGTATCTAGTAGCAAAAGAATTATATGTATGTAAATGTATCTGACTCGAAGCCATGTATATGTAAATGCATCTTGACTCGAAGTTTGGTAtaacattattaattaataaaaataaaatataattatttcaaatatgtaTGTTTGTGTAATTAGGTAGTTTTTCATGCCATAatacttattttactttttcatgaTAGTTAATACACGTATTTaagcaaaaataattaaattgatagAAGCCAATGTGATGCTGataaaatttgtttgaaattttatacataaaaatatgtttagCCATTTAAACTTGAAGGCAACTTgcaacatcaatataataatatctCATACGAGGTAAAAGGAAATCTTccaaaatgaagaaataaaagttaattaaattccAAAGTATCTTACCAAaactttattaatatatttattagattCAGGAGCGGAGCTAAAATATTTGTAAcgtgaaaaataacttaaagttCCTATAGACTCTTTCCAAGTATTAATAATAGAAGAGTTTATTGAAacttataaggaaaaaaaaagaagaactaaaattaattgatatttcacaaatcatttttaagtcattaaAACAATTTACTACTACTAAAATGGAGGAAAGAAACAACTTTTCCATTATAAAACCAAAACTAGACAGAGTTGGttattatatatactattattatctatattttaaaaatattaggtATCTTACTAATAATTAAGagttttctattatatatttaaaagaaatacacTTAGATATACATGTACTTTTGCTACCAGATACATTAACGTAgagagagagacgagcgagatgGAGAGAAAGACGAGCaagatttgttatgtatctcAGATACATACGAATTACTCTAGATACACACTAGATACAAACATCTACgtatctagtgtgattcacTTGTATCTGGGATATCAAATACATATGAGAGTGGCAAGAGAGATTTTTTATGTATCTAAAATACATGTAGACGCACTTGGATACACTATGTCTAGAATAAATTACATGCAAGTTTAACTCATGTATCCAAAGATATATGTATATGGACATATCTAAACATATCAGAATGtactaaaatttgataaaatttataataatacaaattaaaatgtaCCTAAGTTATTAGCTTCTAAACTAGTAGAATTTACGTAAGTTTCCCTTTCTCTAAATGTGTAGGAAGGAatcacttcatttttattttttataatggtTAGCAATTCTTGGAATTTTTGGTTGATATTTGCCtcattattatgattatgaattctATAGAATACTCATTTCTCAGGCCCAATCCCATGTATATTAGCACTAGGACTTCTTTTTGTATCATCCATTAATTTCATTTGTCTGAAGGTGTCTTGGACATAAATTAAACATTGCAAATCCCATCACATTAATTCaattactattaaatatatttacagTGCCAaatattatctttaaaaataaaatcaactgTCACTAAATATCTCTTTTTATTATAGTAGTAACTAGTGTGTAGTGCacaaaatacttttatttagGGGAATTAATTGTTCAAAGAGGCCTAGATTTTTATTGATCgtttatattgataaaaatacatattcatCATAGTTAAATGACCATTTGAATTTCACCATATATAATTAGTTGGTGTATCTTTATTTATTCCTATTtttagggataatgcccaagtacccccttaacctatgcccgaaatctcagagacacacttatactatactaaggtcctattacccccctgaacttattttgttaataattttttacccctttttagcctacgtggcactatcttgtgggcccaacgatggttgactttttttttcaaactagtgccacgtaagctaaaaagggtagaaaattacttataaaataagttaaggggggtaataggaccttagtatagtataagtgtgtctctgggatttcgggcataggttgagggggtacttgtgcattttcccctatttttataataatattacatTGTTTTGTTGATGAACAATCTCTTGTAGGCCTCTCCTAAGCAATATTTGTAGTGGTATAACCACCATCAAGTATAAGATTAACTCCACTTGCATATTTAGATTCATCACTTGCCAAATACAACACTCCATCTGCCACATCTTCAACACTTAGTAGAACTCCTTTTAAATTTGCTCCTTCTGCAAACCATTGATCACCCATTTCTTTGTTTACTCTAAATGCATTTAACATCAATGGTGTGCTAATTGCATAAGGAGAAACACTGTTAACTCTTATTCCGTATTTCGCTAATTCGACTCCAACATTCTTAGTAAGTCCCAAAAGTGCAATCTTTGAAGCGGTATAGATGTGAGTCAAATCACTATATAACGTCGATACTATACTTGTAGTGAAAATAATGACACCTTTCTTTTTCGGAATCATCACTCTAGCAGCATCTCTGTCCTATGTGGTGTCttacgtgtattgtgccatgtaggagccatgtgtttatttatttaaaagttggatagttaaagtgtctgtttgtgcattatgaaagttgaaggtcaaagttaaaatttgaagctaagtttagggtccaatatatgtattatgccttattttttatgtcatcATATTTTGTCTTTATTATAAGAAAGACGTATGATTCTCAACCATTATGGTCCACCAtgatagaaatatatatatatatatatatatatataNNNNNNNNNNNNNNNNNNNNNNNNNNNNNNNNNNNNNNNNNNNNNNNNNNNNNNNNNNNNNNNNNNNNNNNNNNNNNNNNNNNNNNNNNNNNNNNNNNNNNNNNNNNNNNNNNNNNNNNNNNNNNNNNNNNNNNNNNNNNNNNNNNNNNNNNNNNNNNNNNNNNNNNNNNNNNNNNNNNNNNNNNNNNNNNNNNNNNNNNNNNNNNNNNNNNNNNNNNNNNNNNNNNNNNNNNNNNNNNNNNNNNNNNNNNNNNNNNNNNNNNNNNNNNNNNNNNNNNNNNNNNNNNNNNNNNNNNNNNNNNNNNNNNNNNNNNNNNNNNNNNNNNNNNNNNNNNNNNNNNNNNNNNNNNNNN
This portion of the Solanum pennellii chromosome 12, SPENNV200 genome encodes:
- the LOC107006558 gene encoding secoisolariciresinol dehydrogenase-like produces the protein MIPKKKGVIIFTTSIVSTLYSDLTHIYTASKIALLGLTKNVGVELAKYGIRVNSVSPYAISTPLMLNAFRVNKEMGDQWFAEGANLKGVLLSVEDVADGVLYLASDESKYASGVNLILDGGYTTTNIA